In the genome of Planctomyces sp. SH-PL62, the window GGGCCTCATGGACCATCCGACAGGACGCCTGGAACAGCCTTAGTCGAGCGGGGACGTCCAGGCCCAGGCGATCGCAATATGTCGCGATCGGCTCGACCGGCCCGACGTCCTCCCCCGCAGTCGCACCGTCCGCCGCCTCCGGACCCGGACCCGGTTCCGCCGCCGCCTGCGCGGCGATCGCTTCGAGCATGGCCTCCTCGATCGGATCCGGATGGTCCTCCACGCGTTCCCCCTCGGACTGGCTCGTGAGACTGACGGGCAAGCGGCGCCATCCCCATGCGGCGGTTGAAGCCCTACCGCCGCATCATAGCATCTCCGTTCATCCGCGTGCGCGCCTCGAGCAAGTCGTTCGACCTCCGGCTTCAGGCGCAGCGCACGCTCCGAGAACCCCCGGGGACTCCGAGGCGAGGCCCGTGTCGCGCTCCCCGCCTCGGTCCCTTTCCGCATGGAGTCCTTGAAGCGAATGGCGATCCCACTTATTTTCTTGGTGGCGCGCGGCGAAGCTCCGCTGGTCCGTCGGTCGGGTCGAGTGGGCGGCGGCCCGACTCGCAGTCTCGAGAATTCTTGACGGGGGACTGAAGGATGGGGCTCCTTGGGATCGCGGTCGCGCTGGCTGTTCTGATGTGGCTGGCCTTCCGGGGATGGAGCGTGTTGCTGGTGGCCCCGCTGGCCGCACTGCTGGCCGCCGCGATGGCGGGCGAGCCGCTCTTGGCGCACTGGACGCAGACCTTCATGGGGAGCACGTCCCGGTTCGTCGCCAAATGGTTCCCGTTGTTCCTGCTCGGCGGCGTGTTCGGCAAACTCATGGACGACAGCGGCTCCATCTCCTCGATCGCGCGCTACCTGACCGAACGGCTGGGGGCCGAGCGCGCGATGCTCTCGGTCGTTCTCGCCTCGGCCGTCGTCACCTACGGCGGGGTCAGCGTCTTCGTCGCCTTCTTCGTGCTGGTCCCCATGGCGGAGCAGATGTTCCGAACGGCCGACATCCCGCGCCGCCTGATGCCGGCGACGATCTGTCTCGGCGCGTTCACGTTCACGATGTCGGCGCTGCCGGGTTCGCCCTCGGTCAACAACGCCATCCCGATGCCTTACTTCGGCACCACGCCCTTCGCGGCGCCCGGGCTCGGCTGCATCGCTTCTCTCGTCACCATGGCCTTCGGCATGTGGTGGCTCGGCCGCGCGCAAAAGGCCGCGCGGCTGGCCGGCGAGGGTTACGGCGGCGCTCCCGCGGGCGTTCCCGTCATCGACGAATTGATCCGCGAGCATGCGACGACGGCCGGCGAATTCGATCCCGCCGAGATCCTTCACGGCCGGCGCAGCAACGAGAATCCCCCCGCCGGCGTCGCCGTGCTGCCCCTCGTCGGGGTGATCGCGATGAACTTCCTGCTGTCGCTGGTCGTGCTCCCCCGCATGGACTTCGCGTTCCTGGGACGGGACGCGTGGGGCGGGACCACGATCGAGGCGGTGGCCGGCGTCTGGTCGGTTTCCGTGGCGCTCGCGGTGGGGTCCTTGATCGTCGTCGGGTTCAATTTCCGTCGCCTCCCGTCCTTGCGCGAGAGCCTCGACGCCGGCGCCAATTCCTCGGTCTTGCCGGTCCTGAC includes:
- a CDS encoding GntP family permease, yielding MGLLGIAVALAVLMWLAFRGWSVLLVAPLAALLAAAMAGEPLLAHWTQTFMGSTSRFVAKWFPLFLLGGVFGKLMDDSGSISSIARYLTERLGAERAMLSVVLASAVVTYGGVSVFVAFFVLVPMAEQMFRTADIPRRLMPATICLGAFTFTMSALPGSPSVNNAIPMPYFGTTPFAAPGLGCIASLVTMAFGMWWLGRAQKAARLAGEGYGGAPAGVPVIDELIREHATTAGEFDPAEILHGRRSNENPPAGVAVLPLVGVIAMNFLLSLVVLPRMDFAFLGRDAWGGTTIEAVAGVWSVSVALAVGSLIVVGFNFRRLPSLRESLDAGANSSVLPVLTVGSVVGFGAVVAALPAFAAIRDAVLSIQGGPLISLTVAMNTLAGLTGSASGGMTIALDALGDTYLRLAAEHGIDPALMHRVATISAGTLDALPHNGTVLTVLQVCGLSHRESYRDMVMTVVVSTIIASAVVIVLGSVFGSF